TAAGATAAAGTCTTTCCCTGCAAATGCACTTACCAACATAAGCAGCGTTGATTCCGGTATATGGAAGTTCGTTATTATATGGTCTACAGTTTTAAACTTATATCCCGGATAAATAAATATCCCGGTGTTGCCCTGCGCTTCCTTGAGCATCCCGTTTTCATCTGCCACCGTTTCAAGTGTCCTGACCGATGTGGTGCCTACCGCAAATATCTTTTTCCCTAAGTTTTTTATATCATTATACTTTCTTGCTGTATCTTCACTTACGCAGTAGTATTCCTCGTGCATCTTATGGTCTTTAATATTCTTTTCTTTTACCGGCCTGAATGTTCCAAGCCCCACATGCAGTAAAACAGGCAGGATAATAACGCCTTTGTCTTTCAATTTATCTAAAAGCCCGTTTGTAAAGTGAAATCCGGCAGTAGGCGCCGCACAGGACCCTTCCACCTTTGCGTAGACCGTCTGGTATCTGGATTTATCACTTAGCTGTTGGGTTATATACGGTGGAAGAGGTGTCTGCCCAAGTTCATCTAAGATATTTTCAAATACCCCTTCATAGTAAA
The sequence above is drawn from the Eubacteriales bacterium genome and encodes:
- the queA gene encoding tRNA preQ1(34) S-adenosylmethionine ribosyltransferase-isomerase QueA, whose protein sequence is MQTKDFYYELPKNLIAQTPMEKRDNSRLMVLNRETKEISDKIFYNIVDYINEGDGLVVNNTKVIAARLFGRKNAGQAMIEVFLLKRLSLDLWEVLLKPGKKLHIGDKVVFREDVFAELIGKNEDGTAKVKFYYEGVFENILDELGQTPLPPYITQQLSDKSRYQTVYAKVEGSCAAPTAGFHFTNGLLDKLKDKGVIILPVLLHVGLGTFRPVKEKNIKDHKMHEEYYCVSEDTARKYNDIKNLGKKIFAVGTTSVRTLETVADENGMLKEAQGNTGIFIYPGYKFKTVDHIITNFHIPESTLLMLVSAFAGKDFILKAYDEAVKKEYRFFSFGDAMLIL